In the genome of Mucisphaera calidilacus, one region contains:
- a CDS encoding alpha/beta hydrolase — protein MPTPVVYTELGKGPVDHVPESERFTNRRVYYATTRTRTTDMRRVDYGNKLSDQVSVGLSLIGFGSPSLSWEALQEVVSRREREESVVLTVNGVVEAGGFDPAGTTEEIVETTGVGWWMHDLNDSIGDARDKDLMIYVHGAKVDFYNGNAFAAQIDHFMGRDMTSLAFCWPTHQDIFHYAFGSDMERGRASAESLARLLEVLAEKSAARRIHIVAWSAGARVLTQALASLHDRQAPLLSEGASLREKLRLGTVYFVAGDVERDLFLDSIGRISSLSERVIVSASSNDIALINAKFFMGGQTRIGQKDGSMTAEEAEMIEGLGNVMALDVSLGAETRGFDITGHEYWFTNPWASTDVVLAVRTDLGPAERGLVQSKYGFVWALPADYPERLRDLPPREMLRREE, from the coding sequence ATGCCTACGCCTGTGGTGTATACGGAGCTGGGTAAGGGTCCGGTGGATCACGTGCCGGAGTCGGAGCGGTTTACGAATCGTCGGGTTTACTATGCGACGACGCGTACGCGAACGACGGACATGCGGCGTGTGGATTACGGGAACAAGCTCAGTGACCAGGTGTCGGTGGGGTTGTCGCTGATCGGGTTTGGGAGTCCGTCGCTGAGCTGGGAGGCGTTGCAGGAGGTGGTGTCGCGGCGTGAGCGTGAGGAGTCGGTGGTTTTGACGGTGAATGGCGTGGTGGAGGCGGGCGGTTTTGATCCGGCGGGGACGACGGAGGAGATTGTTGAGACGACGGGCGTGGGCTGGTGGATGCATGATCTGAATGATTCGATCGGTGATGCTCGCGACAAGGATCTGATGATCTACGTGCACGGTGCGAAGGTTGATTTTTACAACGGGAACGCGTTTGCGGCGCAGATCGATCACTTCATGGGTCGAGACATGACGTCGCTTGCGTTCTGCTGGCCGACGCACCAGGACATTTTTCATTACGCGTTCGGGTCGGACATGGAGCGTGGGCGTGCGTCGGCGGAATCGCTGGCGCGGCTGTTGGAGGTTCTGGCGGAGAAGAGCGCGGCGCGGCGGATTCACATCGTGGCGTGGAGTGCGGGCGCGCGTGTTCTGACGCAGGCGTTGGCATCGCTTCATGATCGTCAGGCGCCGTTGTTGTCGGAGGGTGCGTCGCTGCGTGAGAAGCTGCGTCTGGGGACGGTTTATTTCGTGGCGGGTGACGTGGAGCGTGACCTGTTTCTGGATTCGATCGGGAGGATCTCGTCGTTGAGTGAGCGTGTGATCGTGAGTGCGTCGTCGAATGACATCGCCTTGATCAACGCGAAGTTCTTCATGGGTGGGCAGACGCGTATCGGGCAGAAGGACGGGTCGATGACGGCTGAGGAGGCGGAGATGATTGAGGGTCTGGGGAACGTGATGGCCCTGGACGTGTCTCTGGGTGCGGAGACGCGTGGTTTTGATATCACGGGTCACGAGTATTGGTTTACGAATCCGTGGGCGAGCACGGACGTGGTGCTGGCGGTGCGCACGGACCTGGGTCCTGCGGAGCGTGGGTTGGTTCAGAGCAAGTATGGGTTCGTGTGGGCCCTGCCGGCCGATTATCCGGAGCGTCTGCGTGATCTGCCGCCTCGGGAGATGCTGCGTCGGGAGGAGTAG
- the pulA gene encoding type I pullulanase, translating to MFRMAMRRVVVGLVVAVGLLVGVSGVCAEVVPVSVADRVVVSDYGTESVLIMHYHRPDGVYEGWNVWSWAEGGEGGGVDPAGETDYGPYFVIPVEDRSVRSGFLLRKNEWETRDVGMDRFVTLSDSKPITEVWLVSGDNNIYTTPARVDLTTKLVAAFLDGDDRIRIAATGQLTQRQRTAIRIATAGENPSTYSVSRVERTKSDTTARIVYDLHLTRKVLPGDVGRLQLTIPEFEPRWIYARGVLDSAAYLALDAELGHRYSAAGTDFAVWSPVSVSAELLLYDALDAREPSRVVPMEQGERGVWAVRVEGDLQGKAYVYRFVSYGQERIAADINTYAATFDSRRSVVIDLDRTDPEGWGLVANPVREHQTDEVIYEIHVRDYSVADASCPEEHRGTYLGLIHENPAEGDGVSTGVDHLLDLGVTAVHLLPIHDFSSAVGEYNWGYWTALFNLPESNYATDVYDPMAGPSEFKQMVSGLHGKGIRVILDVVYNHTSSSFEFSPFHQTVPNYYFRTGDDGLLLNDAGVGNSVADERLMVRKYIVDSLVFWVNEYRVDGFRFDLLGTHHPETVEALCEALLAIREDLTLYGEPWTGGGPTHFPKGAQRGMAMAVFNDHYRNAIRGDLDGKSQGFANGKGGNTEAIREGVAGGISDFADEPTESVNYVSAHDNRTYWDKLEYTLPKASDADKRAMQKLALGMVLTSQGVAFLHGGSDFARTKGGHHNSYNAGDAVNRFDWDRKAEYRDVYAYVRGLIAIRRAHPAFRIPDSETVRRHIHFLQLGKLFAFELDGAAVGDSWSRIIVAYNGEPEKHTLPLPEGTWSVMVDAASASADEPLAAATGEIVLPAWSMVVVWSE from the coding sequence ATGTTCAGGATGGCGATGCGTCGCGTGGTGGTCGGGCTTGTTGTGGCGGTGGGTCTGCTGGTCGGGGTTTCGGGGGTTTGTGCGGAGGTGGTGCCGGTCTCGGTGGCGGATCGTGTGGTGGTGTCGGACTACGGCACGGAGTCGGTGCTGATCATGCACTATCACCGGCCGGACGGGGTTTATGAGGGTTGGAACGTGTGGTCGTGGGCCGAGGGGGGTGAGGGCGGGGGTGTCGATCCTGCGGGTGAGACGGATTATGGGCCCTACTTCGTGATTCCGGTTGAGGACCGTTCGGTGCGGTCGGGGTTTCTTCTGCGGAAGAATGAATGGGAAACCCGGGACGTGGGGATGGATCGTTTCGTTACTCTGTCCGATTCCAAGCCCATCACGGAGGTCTGGCTCGTGTCTGGCGACAACAACATTTATACAACTCCGGCGCGGGTGGACCTGACGACCAAGCTGGTGGCGGCGTTTCTGGATGGTGATGATCGGATCCGGATCGCGGCGACGGGTCAGTTGACGCAGCGTCAGCGGACGGCGATTCGGATCGCGACGGCGGGTGAGAACCCGAGCACGTATTCGGTGTCGCGGGTGGAGCGGACCAAGAGTGACACGACGGCGCGGATTGTTTATGACCTGCACCTGACGCGGAAGGTTCTGCCTGGGGACGTGGGCCGGCTTCAGCTGACGATTCCGGAGTTTGAGCCGCGTTGGATTTATGCGCGGGGCGTGCTGGACAGCGCGGCTTACCTGGCGTTGGATGCTGAGCTGGGGCATCGTTATTCGGCGGCGGGGACGGATTTCGCGGTGTGGTCGCCTGTGTCGGTGTCGGCGGAGTTGTTGTTGTATGACGCGTTGGATGCGCGTGAGCCGTCGCGGGTGGTGCCGATGGAGCAGGGTGAGCGGGGTGTCTGGGCTGTGCGGGTGGAGGGTGATCTGCAAGGCAAGGCGTATGTGTATCGGTTTGTGTCGTATGGTCAGGAGCGCATCGCGGCGGACATCAACACGTACGCGGCGACGTTTGACAGCCGTCGTTCGGTGGTGATTGATCTGGACCGGACGGACCCGGAGGGTTGGGGTCTTGTGGCGAATCCGGTTCGGGAGCACCAGACGGACGAGGTGATTTACGAGATTCACGTGCGGGACTATTCGGTGGCGGATGCGTCGTGTCCGGAGGAGCATCGGGGCACTTACCTCGGTTTGATTCACGAGAACCCGGCGGAGGGGGACGGGGTGTCGACGGGTGTGGATCATCTGCTGGACCTGGGTGTGACGGCGGTGCACCTGCTGCCTATTCATGATTTTTCGTCGGCGGTGGGCGAGTACAACTGGGGTTACTGGACGGCGTTGTTCAATCTGCCCGAGTCGAATTATGCGACGGACGTTTATGACCCGATGGCGGGTCCGAGCGAGTTCAAGCAGATGGTGTCGGGTCTGCACGGGAAGGGGATCCGTGTGATTCTTGACGTGGTGTACAACCACACGTCGAGCAGCTTTGAATTTTCGCCTTTCCATCAGACGGTGCCGAACTACTACTTCCGGACGGGTGACGACGGTTTATTGCTAAACGATGCTGGCGTGGGGAACTCGGTGGCGGACGAGCGTCTGATGGTGCGGAAGTACATCGTGGATTCGCTGGTGTTCTGGGTGAACGAGTACCGTGTGGACGGTTTTCGGTTTGACTTGCTGGGGACGCATCACCCGGAGACGGTGGAGGCGTTGTGCGAGGCGTTGCTGGCGATCCGTGAGGACCTGACGCTTTATGGCGAGCCGTGGACGGGTGGTGGGCCGACGCATTTCCCGAAGGGTGCGCAGCGTGGGATGGCGATGGCGGTGTTCAACGACCATTACCGCAACGCGATCCGTGGCGACCTGGACGGGAAGAGTCAGGGTTTTGCGAACGGCAAGGGTGGGAACACGGAGGCGATCCGGGAGGGTGTCGCGGGGGGGATCAGTGATTTCGCGGACGAGCCGACGGAGTCGGTGAATTACGTGTCGGCGCACGACAACCGGACGTACTGGGACAAGCTTGAGTACACGCTGCCTAAGGCGAGTGACGCGGACAAGCGTGCGATGCAGAAGCTGGCGTTGGGGATGGTGCTGACGAGTCAGGGCGTGGCGTTTCTGCATGGCGGCTCGGATTTTGCGCGGACCAAGGGGGGGCATCACAACTCGTACAACGCGGGCGATGCGGTCAATCGTTTTGACTGGGATCGCAAGGCGGAGTACCGGGATGTTTATGCGTACGTGAGGGGTCTGATCGCGATCCGCAGGGCGCACCCGGCGTTTCGGATCCCGGACTCGGAGACGGTGCGTCGGCACATCCACTTCCTGCAGTTGGGGAAGTTGTTTGCGTTCGAGCTGGATGGTGCGGCGGTGGGTGATTCTTGGTCGCGGATCATCGTGGCTTACAACGGTGAGCCGGAGAAGCACACGCTGCCTCTGCCTGAGGGGACGTGGAGCGTGATGGTCGATGCGGCGTCGGCTTCGGCGGACGAGCCGTTGGCGGCGGCGACGGGTGAGATCGTGTTGCCTGCGTGGTCGATGGTGGTGGTGTGGTCGGAGTAG